A genomic stretch from Arthrobacter sp. KBS0702 includes:
- a CDS encoding ABC transporter permease encodes MIRYLSTRLWQSLVTLVLASLVIFIGIRQLPGDPAIAMAGEEASPEQLNAVRAQLGLDQPLPAQYLAFIGRLLQGDLGRSTRTGTPVTDLVGTTLPVTLWLAAYAIVLAVVAGILLGVVSERFRGRWPEWVSNAVALVGLSVPSFWLGLLAILYLAVNLGWFPASGYVDVGQDPVRGLYYLTLPAIILGTALAAVILRQTRASMIETMSTDYVRTANAKGLSSGRVLFRYGLRNSLIVVVTIVGLQLGGLISGAVVTERIFALPGFGKLTLDAVFTRDYPVIQAVVLIITVSYIVINLAVDILYSVINPKIRVGGN; translated from the coding sequence ATGATCCGCTATCTCTCGACCCGACTCTGGCAGTCCCTTGTCACCCTGGTCCTGGCCTCCCTGGTCATCTTCATCGGGATCCGCCAACTCCCCGGCGACCCGGCGATCGCAATGGCCGGGGAGGAAGCCAGCCCCGAACAACTCAATGCCGTCCGGGCCCAGCTCGGGCTGGACCAGCCGCTCCCGGCGCAGTACCTCGCCTTTATCGGCCGGCTCTTGCAGGGCGACCTTGGGCGGTCCACCCGTACGGGCACCCCGGTCACGGACCTGGTAGGAACCACGCTTCCTGTCACCCTCTGGCTGGCCGCCTACGCGATCGTCCTCGCCGTCGTCGCCGGCATCCTCCTCGGGGTCGTCTCCGAGCGCTTCCGCGGCCGCTGGCCCGAGTGGGTCTCCAACGCAGTGGCCCTGGTGGGCCTCTCGGTGCCAAGCTTCTGGCTGGGCCTGCTCGCAATCCTCTATCTCGCCGTCAACCTCGGCTGGTTCCCCGCCTCCGGTTACGTCGACGTCGGGCAGGACCCCGTCCGGGGCCTGTACTACCTGACGCTGCCGGCCATCATCCTGGGCACCGCCCTGGCCGCGGTGATCCTCCGGCAGACCCGCGCGTCCATGATCGAAACCATGAGCACGGATTACGTCCGGACCGCCAATGCCAAGGGCCTCAGCTCCGGCCGTGTGTTGTTCCGGTACGGGCTGCGAAACTCCCTGATCGTTGTAGTCACGATCGTGGGCCTGCAACTCGGCGGCCTGATCTCCGGAGCCGTGGTCACCGAGCGGATCTTCGCCCTGCCCGGCTTCGGAAAGCTCACCCTCGACGCCGTCTTCACCCGCGACTATCCCGTTATCCAGGCCGTGGTGCTCATCATTACCGTGAGCTACATCGTGATCAACCTCGCGGTGGACATCCTGTACTCGGTCATCAATCCGAAAATCCGAGTAGGAGGCAACTAA
- a CDS encoding gamma-glutamyltransferase family protein gives MTYTPADSFTTRPTLQGTFGMTASTHWLATASAQAVLERGGNAFDAAVAAAFVLHVVEPHLNGPGGDMTGVFVTADAPSDPVVLMGQGPAPAAATREHYLAEGLELVPGAGGLAAAVPAAVDAWLLLLRDHGTWELADVLAFAIGYARDGHPIVDRVGTTIASVKDLFTEHWPTSAALWMPDGKIPSGGDMVKNVAYADVLDRLVAAGAGDAAEGAGSRESRIDAARREWSEGFVAKAAVEFLATPHRHSSGTDHAAVITEADFAACSASYESAATLEFRGHTIAKTGPWGQGPALLQTLAILDGFPDEYLDPSTALGAHTILEAQKLAIADREAYYGDAAVPLDYLLSPEYADQRRELITDRASHEFRPGTVPGHEPFLPPLRTEYLPPLHAGKGEPMFAGVGEPTVMPTGETRGDTCHIDVVDRWGNMISATPSGGWLQSSPTIPALGFCLGSRLQMTWLEDGAPSTLAAGKRPRTTLTPTLVLKDGKPVTALGSPGGDQQDQWQLLYLLRTLVGGYSPQEAVDAPALHTTSIPGSFWPRTWTPGGAVVEDRLGETVIDELERRGHVVTRAGDWALGRLSCVVSDPESGLLKAAANPRGAQGYAAGR, from the coding sequence GTGACCTACACACCCGCAGATTCCTTCACCACCCGCCCCACCCTGCAAGGCACCTTCGGTATGACCGCCTCCACCCATTGGCTCGCGACGGCGTCCGCGCAGGCCGTGCTGGAACGCGGCGGCAATGCGTTTGACGCTGCCGTCGCCGCCGCCTTTGTACTCCACGTCGTGGAGCCGCACCTGAACGGCCCGGGCGGTGACATGACCGGCGTCTTCGTCACCGCAGACGCTCCCTCCGACCCCGTTGTCCTGATGGGGCAGGGTCCGGCGCCCGCCGCAGCGACCCGCGAACACTACCTGGCCGAGGGCCTGGAACTCGTGCCCGGTGCCGGCGGCCTGGCCGCGGCCGTTCCCGCCGCCGTCGACGCCTGGCTCCTCCTGCTCCGGGACCACGGGACCTGGGAGCTCGCCGACGTACTGGCCTTCGCGATCGGCTACGCCCGGGACGGTCACCCGATTGTGGACCGGGTGGGAACCACCATCGCTTCCGTCAAGGACCTCTTCACGGAGCACTGGCCAACGTCGGCCGCCCTCTGGATGCCGGACGGCAAGATTCCGTCCGGCGGGGACATGGTGAAGAACGTCGCCTACGCCGATGTCCTGGACCGGCTGGTCGCGGCCGGAGCCGGCGATGCGGCCGAAGGGGCCGGATCGCGCGAGTCCCGGATCGACGCCGCCCGGCGCGAATGGAGCGAGGGCTTCGTGGCGAAGGCCGCCGTCGAATTCCTGGCCACCCCGCACCGCCACTCCTCCGGCACGGACCACGCCGCGGTCATCACCGAAGCGGACTTCGCGGCCTGCAGCGCCTCCTACGAATCGGCCGCCACACTTGAATTCCGCGGACACACGATCGCCAAGACCGGTCCCTGGGGCCAAGGCCCCGCCCTGCTGCAGACTCTGGCGATCCTGGACGGTTTCCCGGACGAATATCTGGATCCCTCCACCGCCCTCGGTGCCCACACCATCCTGGAAGCGCAAAAGCTCGCCATCGCCGACCGCGAGGCGTACTACGGCGACGCCGCCGTGCCGCTGGACTACCTGCTGAGCCCGGAGTACGCCGACCAGCGGCGCGAACTCATCACCGACCGGGCCTCGCATGAGTTCCGCCCGGGCACCGTTCCCGGCCACGAGCCGTTCCTCCCGCCGCTGCGCACCGAATACCTGCCGCCGTTGCACGCCGGCAAAGGCGAGCCCATGTTTGCCGGCGTCGGCGAACCCACCGTGATGCCGACCGGGGAAACCCGCGGCGACACGTGCCACATTGACGTGGTTGACCGCTGGGGCAACATGATCTCGGCGACCCCCTCGGGTGGATGGCTGCAGTCCTCGCCCACCATTCCCGCCTTGGGCTTCTGCCTGGGCTCCCGGCTGCAGATGACCTGGCTGGAAGACGGCGCCCCCTCTACGCTGGCCGCGGGCAAACGTCCGCGCACCACCCTGACCCCCACCCTGGTCCTCAAGGACGGCAAGCCGGTCACGGCGCTGGGCTCGCCGGGCGGCGACCAGCAGGACCAGTGGCAGCTCCTCTACCTGCTCCGGACCCTGGTGGGCGGGTACTCGCCGCAGGAAGCGGTGGATGCCCCCGCGTTGCACACCACCTCCATCCCGGGGTCTTTCTGGCCCCGGACCTGGACCCCGGGCGGCGCCGTGGTCGAGGACCGGCTGGGCGAAACCGTCATTGACGAGCTGGAGCGCCGCGGCCACGTTGTCACCCGCGCCGGAGACTGGGCCCTCGGCCGGCTCTCCTGCGTGGTCTCCGATCCCGAATCCGGCCTGTTGAAGGCCGCCGCCAACCCACGAGGAGCCCAGGGCTATGCAGCAGGACGTTAA
- a CDS encoding ABC transporter permease yields the protein MAITEIRPVALDSAGLGSSRGRIWNSLRRNPLGLAGGIMLALVLLVALFAPLIAPYDPAQVHFNTPFQKPGTVGFLLGTDDLGRDIFSRLVFGIRASLIVGVLSVLLSVLVGAPLGLLAGYWKWLDVIISRLTDVTLAFPFLIIAVGLVAISGPSLGNAAIALGIAHIPAMIRVVRGETLRIKESDFVLAAKTMDASGGRIIFRHVLPNTASALIVQATVIMPVAVIGEALLSFLGLGIQPPSPSLGIMLSDAQQYIFRSPTAAIIPGIGIAVICLAFNLFGDALRDALDPATSSRK from the coding sequence ATGGCCATCACCGAAATCCGCCCCGTAGCGCTGGACTCAGCAGGACTGGGCTCCTCCCGCGGACGTATCTGGAACTCCCTGCGCCGCAATCCGCTGGGCCTGGCCGGCGGCATCATGCTGGCCCTGGTGCTCCTCGTGGCGCTCTTCGCGCCGCTCATTGCGCCGTACGATCCCGCGCAGGTGCACTTCAACACCCCGTTCCAGAAGCCCGGCACCGTCGGCTTCCTGCTCGGCACCGACGACCTGGGCCGCGACATCTTCTCCCGCTTGGTCTTCGGCATCCGTGCCTCGCTGATCGTCGGTGTCCTCTCCGTGCTGCTCTCGGTTCTCGTCGGCGCGCCGCTGGGACTGCTGGCGGGCTACTGGAAATGGCTGGACGTCATCATTTCCCGGCTCACCGATGTCACCCTCGCCTTCCCGTTCCTGATCATTGCCGTGGGGCTGGTGGCCATCAGCGGACCCAGCCTGGGCAACGCCGCAATCGCCCTGGGCATCGCGCACATCCCCGCCATGATCCGGGTGGTCCGCGGTGAAACCCTGCGGATCAAGGAAAGCGACTTTGTGCTGGCCGCCAAAACCATGGACGCCTCCGGCGGCCGGATCATCTTCCGGCACGTCCTGCCCAACACCGCCTCGGCCCTGATCGTGCAGGCCACGGTGATCATGCCGGTCGCCGTGATCGGGGAGGCCCTGCTGTCCTTTTTGGGCCTGGGGATCCAGCCGCCTTCACCCAGCCTGGGCATCATGCTCTCCGATGCCCAGCAGTACATCTTCCGTTCGCCGACCGCGGCAATCATCCCGGGCATCGGTATCGCCGTCATCTGCCTGGCCTTCAATCTCTTCGGGGACGCCCTGCGCGACGCCCTGGACCCTGCAACCTCGAGCCGAAAGTAA
- a CDS encoding SARP family transcriptional regulator: MADTWIRLLGPPRIEPPDAAAPADLLRGVTPPGAAPPQPRGRKAWAVLAYLALNPAGAGRSRTAALLFPDAADPLGALRWNLSELRRVLGGAAIAGDPLRLELRPGWRCDVLELGSVAPRGVDPAGFEGQLLEGLNFADSPVFESWLADQRYRMENAVQSLLYDAALAALAAVVPADAAALASRALRRDPFNADCAAVLVKALVALGEQRRAREQVTAFGELYRAELGLPLPEEVRRALSEAGPTADSGTPANAATVRSYLDAGAASLSAGAVDRGLAQLRLAVELAQRAGERHLLAEALVTLAGAVIHQAGGRGAEVADFLHRALTAEAPDGGSRTAAAAYRELGYLAVQRGVPDRAAGWLAKAMRAAKGFPDEQSRILAIQGMLASDTARYGDAEAALGESVRLAAEAGNRRQQAFGEALLGRVYLIRGELVPAAACLDRALAGVVAEHWTAFEPFVAGLRGETYLAAGRLQEAAALIDRAWVMAEQAGDHCYMALAAGAEARLFLAHGDLAAAEHWVGRGLAPSPWYLWYSARLLDVAAEVAIAAGSPRASEFADRLGTLASRSGMREFAVRAQSHRAALGDADAAESARWLAREIDNPVLAGWLAQRQER, translated from the coding sequence ATGGCCGACACCTGGATTCGGCTCCTCGGCCCGCCCCGGATCGAACCCCCTGACGCAGCAGCCCCCGCGGACTTACTGAGGGGCGTCACTCCCCCGGGCGCGGCTCCCCCGCAGCCCCGCGGCCGCAAGGCGTGGGCGGTGCTGGCGTACCTTGCCCTGAACCCGGCGGGCGCCGGCCGGTCCCGGACCGCCGCGCTCCTTTTTCCAGACGCCGCGGATCCCCTCGGCGCCCTGCGCTGGAACCTGTCCGAGCTGCGCCGGGTGCTTGGCGGGGCGGCGATCGCGGGCGACCCCCTCCGGCTGGAGCTGCGGCCGGGCTGGCGGTGCGATGTGCTGGAGCTGGGCTCCGTGGCTCCCAGGGGCGTGGATCCTGCCGGCTTCGAGGGCCAGCTGTTGGAGGGCCTCAACTTTGCCGACAGTCCGGTGTTCGAGTCCTGGCTCGCGGACCAGCGGTACCGGATGGAGAACGCGGTGCAGTCGCTGCTCTATGACGCGGCGCTTGCCGCCCTGGCAGCCGTCGTCCCGGCGGACGCGGCCGCGCTGGCGTCCCGGGCGCTGCGGCGGGATCCGTTCAATGCCGACTGCGCCGCCGTGCTGGTCAAAGCACTCGTGGCCCTCGGTGAGCAGCGTCGCGCCCGTGAGCAGGTGACCGCCTTCGGGGAGCTGTACCGCGCGGAGCTCGGGCTGCCGCTGCCGGAGGAGGTCCGCCGGGCGCTCTCCGAGGCCGGTCCCACCGCGGATTCCGGTACGCCTGCCAATGCGGCCACCGTGCGGTCCTACCTCGACGCCGGCGCCGCCTCACTCTCGGCCGGCGCGGTGGACCGCGGCCTCGCGCAGCTGCGCCTCGCCGTCGAACTGGCCCAGCGGGCGGGTGAACGGCACCTGCTGGCGGAGGCGCTGGTGACGCTGGCGGGGGCGGTGATCCATCAGGCGGGCGGCCGCGGCGCCGAGGTGGCGGACTTCCTGCACCGCGCGCTGACGGCGGAGGCGCCCGACGGCGGCTCCCGCACGGCTGCTGCCGCGTACCGGGAGCTGGGCTATCTGGCGGTGCAGCGCGGCGTCCCGGACCGGGCCGCCGGCTGGCTGGCGAAGGCGATGCGGGCGGCCAAGGGGTTCCCGGACGAGCAGTCGAGGATCCTGGCGATCCAGGGGATGCTCGCCTCGGACACGGCGCGGTACGGGGACGCGGAGGCCGCGCTGGGCGAGTCGGTGCGGCTGGCCGCGGAAGCGGGGAACCGCCGGCAGCAGGCCTTCGGCGAGGCGTTGCTGGGCCGGGTGTACTTGATCCGCGGCGAGCTGGTCCCGGCAGCGGCTTGCCTGGACCGGGCCCTGGCCGGGGTGGTGGCCGAGCACTGGACGGCGTTCGAACCGTTCGTGGCTGGGCTCCGCGGCGAGACGTACCTGGCGGCCGGCCGGCTCCAGGAGGCCGCGGCACTGATCGACCGGGCCTGGGTGATGGCCGAGCAGGCCGGTGACCACTGCTACATGGCCTTGGCGGCCGGGGCCGAGGCGCGGCTGTTCCTGGCGCACGGCGACCTGGCCGCCGCCGAACACTGGGTGGGCCGGGGCCTCGCACCCAGCCCCTGGTACCTCTGGTACTCGGCCCGGCTGCTCGACGTCGCTGCGGAAGTGGCGATCGCCGCCGGGTCGCCGCGGGCCTCCGAGTTCGCGGACCGGCTGGGCACGCTGGCCAGCCGGTCCGGGATGCGCGAGTTCGCGGTACGGGCCCAGTCACACCGAGCGGCCCTGGGTGATGCGGATGCGGCGGAATCCGCGCGGTGGCTGGCCAGGGAGATCGACAACCCGGTGCTGGCCGGCTGGTTGGCGCAGCGGCAAGAGAGGTGA
- a CDS encoding cold-shock protein, which translates to MATGTVKWFNAEKGFGFISPDDSSQDVFAHYSAINSSGFRSLEENQKVSFETEQGPKGPQATNIQAI; encoded by the coding sequence ATGGCTACTGGTACCGTCAAATGGTTTAACGCTGAAAAGGGCTTCGGCTTCATTTCCCCCGATGACTCCTCGCAGGACGTTTTCGCGCACTACTCCGCGATCAACTCCTCCGGCTTCCGCTCCCTCGAAGAGAACCAGAAGGTCTCCTTCGAAACCGAGCAGGGCCCCAAGGGTCCTCAGGCCACCAACATCCAGGCTATCTAA
- a CDS encoding GntR family transcriptional regulator, whose amino-acid sequence MQHSLDSAENAPRQRVQDEIRRDIIFGVLPAGSRITETALAHKYGISRVPVREALRALEVEGFVESKPFAGSTVSAIPVDDADDLFAIREALEAATARRAARNAAAQFAAGGPDPAWWKTRKDLAALLEEGDQAIADGRIDLLPELNIRFHLGVAELSRSASLTALLRQISGKIEWLYASDVDSRGKSSWSEHRTIMAAIDAGNAQAAEQGMAAHVHSSRLGYLSRFAPEGSPGPAS is encoded by the coding sequence GTGCAGCATTCGCTAGATAGCGCGGAAAACGCCCCCCGGCAGCGCGTCCAGGACGAGATCCGGCGGGACATCATTTTCGGTGTTCTCCCGGCGGGCAGCCGGATCACTGAGACGGCGTTGGCGCACAAGTACGGTATCTCCCGGGTACCGGTGCGGGAAGCGCTGCGGGCGCTGGAAGTTGAGGGCTTCGTTGAGTCGAAACCCTTCGCCGGGTCAACGGTCTCTGCCATCCCGGTCGATGACGCAGATGACCTCTTTGCCATCCGGGAAGCCTTGGAGGCGGCCACCGCACGGCGGGCCGCCCGCAACGCGGCGGCGCAGTTTGCCGCGGGCGGCCCCGACCCGGCCTGGTGGAAAACCCGCAAGGACCTTGCCGCCCTGTTGGAAGAGGGAGACCAGGCGATTGCCGACGGACGGATCGATTTGCTCCCAGAGCTCAATATCCGCTTCCATCTGGGCGTCGCGGAGCTGAGTCGAAGTGCTTCCCTGACGGCACTCCTGCGCCAGATCTCGGGGAAGATCGAATGGCTCTACGCTTCGGACGTCGATTCCCGGGGAAAGAGTTCCTGGAGCGAGCACCGCACCATCATGGCGGCCATTGACGCCGGGAACGCCCAGGCCGCGGAGCAAGGTATGGCCGCCCACGTGCATAGTTCGAGACTGGGCTATCTGAGCCGGTTCGCGCCGGAGGGCTCACCGGGGCCGGCGTCGTGA
- a CDS encoding YoaK family protein, whose amino-acid sequence MNRQKFLVRTDRLHLALMLMLTFSTGVVDAVGYLGLDRVFTGNMTGNVVLLGMAVVGGTGLPILRPALALAFFMLGAALAGRVLRRGGEGWSARTSASFLTVALGLWALTVFVALAPVHAEQSLGSTTTSAMALVMGIQAATAKKLKVAEITTVVVTSTITGLAADSRLAGGSGVHWVRRALAIVLILLGALTGSAALLVGLWLGLGVAAVIASVVVGVGHARFRMDARAALAEVEETAGVGAGVG is encoded by the coding sequence GTGAATCGCCAAAAATTTTTGGTCCGCACGGACCGCCTGCATCTGGCCCTGATGCTGATGCTGACGTTTTCCACCGGCGTGGTGGATGCCGTGGGCTATCTGGGACTGGACCGCGTGTTTACCGGCAACATGACCGGGAACGTGGTGCTGCTGGGCATGGCCGTGGTGGGCGGCACCGGCCTGCCGATCCTGCGGCCGGCTCTGGCGCTGGCCTTCTTTATGTTGGGCGCCGCTTTGGCGGGACGGGTACTGCGTCGCGGCGGCGAGGGCTGGTCCGCCCGGACCTCCGCGAGCTTCCTGACCGTGGCGTTGGGCCTCTGGGCGTTGACCGTCTTTGTGGCCCTGGCGCCGGTGCATGCCGAACAGTCCCTGGGCAGCACCACTACCTCGGCGATGGCCCTGGTGATGGGGATTCAGGCCGCGACGGCCAAGAAACTCAAGGTTGCAGAGATCACCACGGTAGTGGTCACGTCCACCATCACCGGGCTCGCTGCCGACTCCCGCCTGGCCGGCGGCAGCGGCGTCCACTGGGTCCGCCGGGCGCTGGCGATCGTACTGATCTTGCTGGGCGCCCTGACCGGGTCAGCGGCACTCCTAGTGGGGTTGTGGCTGGGGCTCGGGGTGGCCGCTGTGATTGCCTCGGTTGTGGTGGGTGTCGGGCATGCGCGGTTTCGGATGGACGCGCGGGCAGCCTTGGCGGAGGTCGAGGAGACCGCCGGGGTTGGGGCCGGGGTGGGTTGA
- a CDS encoding ABC transporter substrate-binding protein, whose product MSLLFRTTAAPVNGRRYARAAALVGSIAIVAVAATGCQPIQALPAAVTRTDVMSAPIGNQKIQEGGALVMALSAEPDRLDPTTSSSLYTRYVMQTMCQKLYDIDDKGKIVPQLATALPVVSADGLAVTIPVRTGATFADGTPFNADAARLTIERGLTLKGSARKSELGPIASVQTLNDTTLRINYKKPFAPITAALADRAGMVLSPKAVAAAGAAFGDHPVCVGPFKFAGRVPQTSIKVERDPLYYDAKNVHLDTITYRIMTDSNIRAANLRSGAVQVADSISPQDVDALSKEAGVGILQVGSLGYQGLTLNLGNTAGVGKPPGEINTPTAKDAKVRQALSMSVDRAALVNTVFNNWYEPACSPIAPSSPFASDLSRACPEFNPTKAKALLQEAGVQTPYPVELQVSNSPDALRYAQALQAAVADGGFALTIRPVEYSTLLDVQTRGSFAALQLGWSGRVDPHGNMFNFLATGAGNNYSGYSNPQVDKLLAQASSVTDQAARAQLYGQVVKQVQADNPVIYLYRVRSLTAYSTTVAGIDTFADGVVHLSNAAFVTKK is encoded by the coding sequence ATGTCACTCTTGTTCCGCACCACCGCCGCCCCGGTCAACGGCCGGCGCTACGCCCGGGCTGCCGCCCTGGTGGGAAGCATCGCCATCGTTGCCGTTGCTGCCACCGGCTGCCAGCCGATCCAAGCCCTGCCAGCAGCCGTCACTCGCACGGACGTAATGTCCGCGCCGATTGGAAACCAGAAAATCCAGGAGGGCGGGGCGCTGGTGATGGCGCTCTCCGCCGAACCGGACCGCCTGGACCCCACGACGTCGTCGTCCCTCTACACGCGCTACGTCATGCAGACGATGTGCCAGAAGCTCTACGACATCGACGACAAGGGCAAGATTGTCCCGCAGTTGGCCACCGCGCTGCCCGTGGTGAGTGCGGACGGCCTTGCCGTGACCATTCCGGTCCGGACCGGCGCCACTTTCGCCGACGGCACCCCGTTCAACGCCGACGCCGCCCGCCTGACGATCGAGCGTGGACTCACCCTGAAAGGCTCTGCGCGGAAGAGCGAATTGGGGCCGATCGCCAGCGTCCAGACGCTGAACGACACCACGCTGCGGATCAACTACAAGAAGCCCTTCGCGCCGATCACCGCAGCCCTTGCGGACCGTGCCGGCATGGTGCTCTCACCCAAGGCCGTGGCCGCCGCCGGCGCCGCCTTCGGTGACCACCCGGTCTGCGTGGGCCCTTTCAAGTTCGCTGGGCGCGTGCCGCAGACCTCCATCAAGGTCGAACGGGACCCGCTCTACTACGACGCCAAAAACGTCCATCTGGACACCATCACCTACCGGATCATGACGGACTCGAACATTCGGGCTGCCAACCTGCGCTCCGGCGCCGTCCAGGTGGCGGACTCCATCTCCCCGCAGGACGTGGACGCACTCTCCAAGGAGGCCGGCGTCGGCATCCTGCAGGTGGGGTCGCTGGGCTACCAGGGCCTGACGCTCAATCTCGGCAACACCGCCGGCGTCGGCAAACCGCCGGGGGAGATCAACACCCCCACGGCCAAGGACGCCAAGGTCCGCCAGGCCCTCTCAATGTCAGTGGACCGCGCGGCCTTGGTGAACACCGTCTTCAACAACTGGTACGAACCGGCCTGTTCGCCGATCGCGCCATCAAGCCCCTTCGCCTCGGACCTGAGCAGGGCCTGCCCGGAGTTCAATCCGACCAAGGCCAAAGCGCTGCTGCAGGAAGCGGGAGTGCAGACCCCATACCCGGTGGAGCTGCAGGTCAGCAATTCTCCTGACGCGCTGCGCTACGCCCAGGCACTGCAGGCTGCCGTGGCGGACGGCGGCTTTGCCCTGACCATCCGGCCCGTGGAGTACTCCACCCTGCTGGACGTTCAGACCCGCGGAAGCTTCGCCGCCCTCCAGCTTGGCTGGTCCGGTCGTGTGGACCCGCATGGCAACATGTTCAACTTCCTCGCCACCGGCGCAGGCAACAACTACTCCGGCTATAGCAACCCCCAGGTGGACAAGCTCCTCGCCCAAGCGTCCAGCGTGACCGACCAGGCCGCCCGGGCGCAGCTCTACGGCCAGGTGGTGAAGCAGGTCCAGGCTGACAATCCGGTGATCTACCTTTACCGCGTCCGCAGCCTCACGGCCTACAGCACCACGGTGGCCGGCATCGACACCTTTGCCGACGGCGTCGTCCACCTCAGCAACGCAGCCTTCGTGACGAAGAAGTAA
- a CDS encoding ABC transporter ATP-binding protein: MQQDVNTKDTTLLSVRNLEVSYGGAPVLDSVSFDLKKGERVAVVGQSGSGKSTVIGAILGLLPGTGRISNGSILLDGTDLADLNGKQMRAIRGTRIGLVPQDPMSNLNPSMKVGAQIADALVSNGLRGRAAVKKRAVELMAEAGIPDAGRRYGQYPHEFSGGMRQRVLIAIALAGEPDLLIADEPTSALDVTVQRQILNHLQTLVDARGTSLLFVTHDLGLAADRTDRIIVMADGRIVETGTPQEIMFDPQEEYTARLVAAAPSASLLPGVGVMAGPAAGASPVPVLTVRNLFKEFKLRGQRGGVVKAVDDVSFSVERGTTTAIVGESGSGKTTVARIVLGLETASGGEALINGGSLATSNVRERRALRRIVQPVFQDPFGSLDPTYSIERLIDEPLRIFGVGNPQSRRQRVGELLDQVALPRTVAQRRPNELSGGQRQRVAIARALALEPEVLICDEAVSALDVLVQEQILDLLGDLQDRLGLSYLFITHDLAVVRQIAHNVVVMKSGKVVESGSVDQVFLAPSADYTRELLGAIPGAAFAR, from the coding sequence ATGCAGCAGGACGTTAACACCAAGGACACAACCCTTCTCTCCGTTCGCAATCTCGAGGTCAGCTACGGCGGGGCCCCGGTGCTGGACAGCGTCAGCTTTGACCTCAAGAAGGGCGAACGTGTGGCGGTGGTCGGCCAGTCCGGCTCGGGCAAGTCCACCGTGATCGGCGCCATCCTGGGCCTGCTCCCGGGCACGGGCCGGATCTCCAACGGCTCCATCCTGCTCGACGGCACGGATCTGGCTGACCTGAACGGGAAGCAGATGCGCGCCATCCGCGGCACCCGGATCGGCTTGGTCCCGCAGGACCCGATGTCCAATCTAAACCCGTCCATGAAGGTCGGCGCGCAGATCGCGGACGCCCTGGTCAGCAACGGCCTGCGCGGCCGGGCCGCCGTGAAGAAGCGCGCCGTCGAACTGATGGCGGAAGCCGGGATCCCCGACGCCGGCCGCCGGTACGGGCAGTACCCGCACGAGTTCTCCGGCGGGATGCGCCAGCGGGTGCTGATCGCGATCGCCCTCGCCGGCGAACCGGACCTGCTGATCGCCGACGAACCGACCTCCGCGCTCGACGTCACCGTGCAGCGGCAGATCCTGAACCACCTGCAAACCCTCGTGGACGCCCGTGGCACCTCGTTGCTCTTCGTCACCCACGACCTGGGACTGGCCGCCGACCGCACGGACCGGATCATCGTGATGGCTGACGGCAGGATCGTCGAAACCGGCACACCGCAGGAAATCATGTTCGACCCGCAGGAGGAATACACCGCCCGTCTGGTCGCCGCGGCGCCGTCGGCCAGCCTGCTGCCCGGCGTCGGGGTGATGGCGGGGCCAGCCGCCGGGGCATCGCCGGTTCCGGTGCTGACGGTGCGGAACCTCTTCAAGGAGTTCAAACTGCGGGGCCAGCGCGGCGGGGTGGTCAAGGCCGTGGACGATGTCTCCTTCAGTGTCGAACGCGGCACCACCACCGCCATCGTCGGTGAATCGGGTTCGGGCAAAACCACGGTGGCCCGGATTGTCCTGGGCCTCGAAACCGCGTCCGGAGGAGAGGCCCTCATCAACGGCGGCAGCCTCGCCACCAGCAACGTCCGCGAGCGGCGCGCCCTGCGCCGGATCGTCCAGCCGGTTTTCCAGGACCCGTTCGGCTCCCTGGATCCGACCTACTCGATCGAGCGACTGATCGACGAACCGCTGCGGATCTTCGGCGTCGGGAATCCGCAGAGCCGGCGGCAGCGGGTGGGCGAGCTCCTGGACCAGGTGGCCCTTCCTCGCACTGTCGCCCAGCGCCGCCCGAATGAACTTTCCGGCGGGCAGCGCCAGCGCGTGGCGATCGCCCGGGCGCTCGCTTTGGAACCCGAGGTCCTCATTTGCGACGAGGCCGTCTCGGCGCTGGATGTGCTGGTCCAGGAACAGATCCTGGACCTGTTGGGAGACCTGCAGGATAGGCTGGGCCTGAGCTACCTCTTCATTACCCACGATCTGGCCGTGGTCCGCCAGATCGCACACAATGTGGTGGTCATGAAATCCGGAAAAGTGGTGGAATCGGGCAGCGTGGACCAGGTCTTCCTGGCTCCGTCCGCCGACTACACCCGAGAACTACTTGGAGCCATTCCTGGTGCAGCATTCGCTAGATAG